The following proteins are encoded in a genomic region of Streptomyces lunaelactis:
- a CDS encoding 3-oxoacyl-ACP reductase, translating to MSLPLEGLSAIVTGAGRGLGRAEALELARLGASVVVNDYGRPGRDGSGDASATPAEEVAAEIRAAGGSAVAHQGDVSDFGQARDLVGLAVSTYGKLDILVNNAGILRDRMVFSMSEEEWDSVIRVHLKGHFNTTHFASVHWRERSKAAGGPVYGRIVNTSSEAFLAGSAGQPNYAAAKGGIVGLTTSTALALSKYGVTANVICPRARTRMTQDVFAGFQEPEDGSLDALAPEHVAPLVGYLASPAAAKANGQLLVVHGGMVAVVERPKVAAKFDTSKDVFSYEELEGVLGAYYEDRPLNETFAAAEVLGLKRGGVA from the coding sequence ATGTCACTGCCGCTTGAGGGCCTGTCCGCGATCGTGACGGGGGCGGGCCGCGGTCTCGGCCGCGCCGAAGCCCTTGAACTCGCCCGTCTCGGCGCGAGCGTCGTCGTCAACGACTATGGGCGTCCCGGCCGGGACGGTTCGGGCGACGCCTCGGCGACCCCGGCCGAGGAGGTCGCCGCGGAGATCCGCGCGGCGGGTGGCTCCGCCGTGGCCCACCAGGGCGATGTCTCCGACTTCGGGCAGGCCCGCGATCTGGTCGGGCTGGCCGTCTCCACGTACGGCAAGCTCGACATCCTGGTCAACAACGCGGGCATTCTGCGGGACCGGATGGTCTTCTCCATGAGCGAGGAGGAGTGGGACTCGGTGATACGGGTCCACCTCAAGGGCCACTTCAACACCACGCACTTCGCGTCGGTCCACTGGCGCGAGCGCTCCAAGGCGGCCGGGGGCCCGGTCTACGGCCGGATCGTGAACACCTCGTCGGAGGCGTTCCTCGCGGGCTCGGCGGGTCAGCCGAACTACGCGGCGGCGAAGGGCGGGATCGTCGGTCTGACCACGTCGACGGCGCTCGCGCTGTCCAAGTACGGCGTCACCGCGAATGTGATCTGCCCGCGCGCCCGGACGCGTATGACGCAGGACGTCTTCGCGGGCTTCCAGGAGCCGGAGGACGGCAGCCTCGACGCCCTCGCCCCGGAGCATGTGGCGCCACTGGTCGGCTATCTCGCCTCCCCGGCGGCGGCCAAGGCCAACGGGCAGCTGCTGGTGGTGCACGGGGGCATGGTCGCGGTGGTGGAACGGCCCAAGGTGGCGGCGAAGTTCGACACGTCGAAGGACGTGTTCAGCTATGAGGAGCTGGAGGGGGTGCTGGGCGCTTACTACGAGGACCGGCCGCTGAACGAGACGTTCGCGGCGGCGGAGGTCTTGGGCCTGAAGCGGGGCGGCGTGGCTTGA
- a CDS encoding zinc ribbon domain-containing protein encodes MNADPADQIRLLDVQALDVRLSQLAHRRNSLPEHAEIESLTKDLAQLRDLLVASQTEESDTAREQTKAEQDVDQVRQRAVRDQQRLDSGAAASPKDLENLQREIVSLAKRQGDLEDVVLEVMERRESAQERVTELTGRVSSVQAKLDDATARRDAAQEEIDTEVASVTKEREVVSGSVPADLLKLYEKLRVQQGGVGAARLYQRRCEGCRLELNITEVNEVKAASPDTVLRCENCRRILIRTSESGL; translated from the coding sequence CTGAACGCCGATCCCGCCGACCAGATCCGACTGCTCGACGTCCAGGCCCTCGACGTACGTCTGTCGCAGCTCGCCCACAGGCGCAACTCGCTGCCCGAGCACGCCGAGATCGAGTCGCTCACCAAGGACCTCGCACAGCTGCGCGACCTGCTGGTCGCCTCGCAGACCGAGGAGAGCGACACCGCCCGCGAGCAGACCAAGGCGGAGCAGGACGTCGACCAGGTGCGCCAGCGCGCCGTCCGCGACCAGCAGCGGCTGGACTCGGGCGCGGCCGCCTCGCCCAAGGACCTGGAGAACCTGCAGCGCGAGATCGTCTCGCTCGCCAAGCGCCAGGGCGACCTGGAGGACGTCGTCCTCGAGGTCATGGAGCGCCGTGAGTCCGCGCAGGAACGCGTCACCGAGCTGACCGGACGGGTCTCCTCCGTCCAGGCCAAGCTCGACGACGCGACCGCGCGCCGGGACGCCGCGCAGGAGGAGATCGACACCGAGGTCGCCTCGGTCACCAAGGAGCGCGAGGTCGTGTCGGGCTCCGTGCCGGCCGATCTGCTCAAGCTGTACGAGAAGCTGCGCGTCCAGCAGGGCGGGGTGGGCGCGGCCCGCCTCTACCAGCGCCGCTGCGAGGGCTGCCGGCTGGAGCTGAACATCACCGAGGTGAACGAGGTCAAGGCGGCGTCCCCCGACACGGTGCTGCGCTGTGAGAACTGCCGTCGCATCCTGATCCGTACCTCCGAGTCGGGTCTGTAA
- the eda gene encoding bifunctional 4-hydroxy-2-oxoglutarate aldolase/2-dehydro-3-deoxy-phosphogluconate aldolase yields MPSVLDLAPVVPVVVIEDAADAVPLARALVAGGLPAIEVTLRTPAALDAIRAIAADVPDAVIGAGTVISSGGVGAAVAAGARFLVSPGWTERLLDAMKASGVPFLPGVSTTSEVVALLERGVSEMKFFPAEAAGGTAYLTSLAGPLPQARFCPTGGISLASAPSYLGLGNVGCVGGTWMVPADAIASKDWARVEALAAEAASLRGRP; encoded by the coding sequence ATGCCTTCTGTCCTGGATCTCGCACCCGTCGTTCCGGTCGTCGTCATCGAGGACGCCGCCGATGCCGTACCGCTCGCGCGGGCTCTGGTCGCGGGCGGGCTGCCGGCGATCGAGGTGACGCTGCGTACGCCCGCCGCGCTCGACGCGATCCGCGCGATCGCGGCTGACGTGCCGGACGCGGTGATCGGCGCGGGCACGGTGATCTCGTCCGGGGGCGTCGGCGCGGCGGTGGCGGCGGGGGCGCGGTTCCTGGTCAGCCCCGGCTGGACGGAACGTCTGCTGGACGCGATGAAGGCGTCGGGCGTGCCGTTCCTGCCGGGTGTCTCGACGACGTCGGAGGTCGTGGCGCTGCTGGAGCGCGGGGTGAGCGAGATGAAGTTCTTCCCGGCGGAGGCCGCGGGCGGCACGGCATATCTCACGTCCCTTGCCGGGCCGCTTCCGCAGGCTCGCTTCTGCCCGACGGGCGGTATCTCGCTCGCCTCGGCGCCGTCGTATCTGGGGCTGGGGAATGTGGGGTGTGTGGGCGGTACGTGGATGGTGCCGGCGGACGCGATCGCCTCGAAGGACTGGGCGCGGGTCGAGGCGCTGGCCGCCGAAGCGGCCTCGCTGCGCGGCCGCCCTTAG
- the yaaA gene encoding peroxide stress protein YaaA — protein MLVLLPPSEGKAASGRGAPLKAESLSLPGLAGARAAVLDELLELCAADEEKAREVLGLSEGLRGEIAKNVELRTAGTRPAGEIYTGVLYDALGLATLEPDARRRARQSLLVFSGLWGAVRVGDRIPSYRCSMGVKLPGLGALGAYWRGAMEAVLPEAAGSGLVLDLRSSAYAAAWKPKGEVAGRTATVRVLHSQVVDGVEKRSVVSHFNKATKGRLVRDLLMAGAKPAGPGELVEVLRELGYVVEAQAPGRAGRAWALDVVVAQIH, from the coding sequence GTGCTCGTGCTGTTGCCGCCGTCGGAGGGTAAGGCCGCTTCCGGGCGTGGGGCTCCGCTGAAGGCGGAGTCGCTGTCGCTGCCGGGTCTTGCCGGGGCGCGCGCCGCGGTGCTGGACGAACTTCTCGAGCTGTGCGCGGCCGACGAGGAGAAGGCGCGGGAGGTCCTCGGGCTGAGCGAGGGCCTGCGCGGTGAGATCGCGAAGAACGTGGAGCTGCGGACCGCGGGGACCCGGCCGGCCGGGGAGATCTACACGGGTGTGCTGTACGACGCGCTAGGTCTGGCGACGCTGGAGCCGGACGCGCGGCGGCGGGCGCGGCAGTCGCTGCTGGTGTTCTCGGGGCTGTGGGGCGCGGTCCGGGTGGGTGACCGGATTCCGTCCTACCGCTGCTCGATGGGGGTGAAGCTGCCGGGGCTCGGCGCGCTGGGCGCGTACTGGCGGGGCGCGATGGAGGCGGTGCTGCCGGAGGCGGCGGGCAGCGGGCTCGTACTGGACCTGCGGTCCTCTGCGTATGCGGCGGCGTGGAAGCCGAAGGGCGAGGTCGCGGGGCGTACGGCGACGGTGCGGGTGCTGCACTCGCAGGTGGTCGACGGGGTCGAGAAGCGGTCGGTAGTCAGCCACTTCAACAAGGCGACGAAGGGCCGGCTGGTACGGGACCTGCTGATGGCGGGCGCGAAGCCGGCGGGTCCGGGTGAGCTGGTGGAGGTGCTGCGGGAGCTGGGGTACGTGGTGGAGGCGCAGGCGCCGGGCAGGGCGGGGCGGGCGTGGGCGCTGGATGTGGTGGTCGCGCAGATCCACTGA
- a CDS encoding Nif3-like dinuclear metal center hexameric protein, protein MPRLSEVLAALDALWPPERAEQWDAVGTVCGDPDAEVTRVLFAVDPVGAIADEAIELGAQLIVVHHPLYLRGTTTVAASTFKGRVVHTLIKHDIALHVAHTNADSADPGVSDALAGALDLRVVRPLVPDTTDPSGRRGLGRICELDHPETLGEFAARAAKRLPATAQGIRIAGDPDSLVRTVAVSGGSGDSLFDQVRAAGVDAFLTADLRHHPVSEATQHSPLGLVDAAHWATEWPWCEQAAAQLDAISDRHGWGLRVHVSHTVTDPWSSHHTSGAPN, encoded by the coding sequence GTGCCCCGTCTGTCTGAAGTCCTCGCCGCGCTCGACGCCCTGTGGCCCCCGGAGCGGGCCGAACAGTGGGACGCCGTCGGCACGGTCTGCGGGGACCCGGACGCCGAGGTCACCCGGGTCCTGTTCGCCGTCGACCCGGTAGGGGCGATCGCCGACGAGGCCATCGAGCTCGGCGCACAGCTGATCGTCGTCCACCACCCGCTCTATCTGCGCGGTACGACGACGGTCGCGGCCTCCACCTTCAAGGGCCGCGTCGTGCACACCCTGATCAAGCACGACATCGCCCTGCACGTCGCGCACACCAACGCCGACTCCGCCGACCCCGGTGTCTCCGACGCCCTCGCGGGCGCGCTCGACCTCCGGGTCGTACGCCCCCTGGTCCCGGACACGACGGATCCGAGCGGCCGCCGCGGCCTCGGCCGGATCTGTGAGCTCGACCATCCCGAGACCCTCGGCGAGTTCGCCGCACGCGCCGCGAAGCGGCTGCCCGCCACCGCGCAGGGCATCCGTATCGCCGGCGACCCCGACTCCCTCGTCCGTACCGTCGCGGTCAGCGGCGGCTCCGGCGACAGCCTCTTCGACCAGGTGCGGGCCGCGGGCGTGGACGCCTTCCTCACCGCCGACCTGCGCCACCACCCGGTCTCCGAAGCCACCCAGCACTCACCCCTGGGGCTGGTCGATGCCGCCCACTGGGCCACCGAGTGGCCCTGGTGCGAGCAGGCAGCCGCCCAGCTCGACGCGATTTCCGACCGGCACGGCTGGGGCCTTCGGGTCCACGTCTCGCACACGGTCACCGACCCCTGGTCCTCCCACCACACTTCTGGAGCCCCCAACTGA
- a CDS encoding bifunctional RNase H/acid phosphatase, translating to MREFVVEADGGSRGNPGPAGYGAAVIDPRTGETLAEAAEYIGVATNNVAEYKGLIAGLKAAKALDADASVRVRMDSKLVVEQMSGRWKIKHPDMKPLAAEAARILPSSQVTYEWIPRENNKHADRLANEAMDAGKKGKRWEPSRSTAALDSRDAEAARVVGDAAAGAAKARAALAGRTSGGSAELPDAEAAGTSEAETVGWGPADLGVPATFVLLRHGETPLTPEKRFSGSGGTDPSLSPVGLRQAEAVAAALAARGTIQEIVSSPLKRCRETAEAVAARLNLDVRVEDGLRETDFGAWEGLTFAEVRERYAEDLTAWLASPKATPTGGGESFATVARRVSSTRDKLLAHYPGRTVLLVTHVTPVKTLVRLALGAPPESLFRMELSAASLSVVAYYADGNASLRLLNDTSHLR from the coding sequence ATGCGGGAGTTCGTCGTCGAGGCGGACGGCGGCTCCCGGGGGAATCCGGGCCCGGCCGGGTACGGCGCGGCCGTGATCGACCCCAGGACGGGGGAGACGCTGGCCGAGGCGGCCGAGTACATCGGTGTGGCGACGAACAATGTCGCCGAGTACAAGGGCCTGATCGCGGGGCTGAAGGCCGCGAAGGCCCTTGACGCGGATGCTTCGGTGCGGGTCCGGATGGACTCCAAGCTGGTCGTCGAGCAGATGTCGGGCCGCTGGAAGATCAAGCACCCGGACATGAAGCCGCTGGCGGCGGAGGCCGCCCGTATCCTCCCCTCCTCGCAGGTCACCTACGAGTGGATCCCGCGCGAGAACAACAAGCACGCGGACCGCCTGGCCAATGAGGCGATGGACGCGGGCAAGAAGGGCAAGCGGTGGGAGCCCTCGCGCTCCACCGCGGCGCTCGACTCGCGGGACGCGGAAGCGGCGCGGGTGGTGGGCGACGCGGCGGCGGGCGCGGCGAAGGCGAGGGCGGCGCTCGCGGGCCGGACGTCGGGCGGTTCGGCCGAGCTGCCGGACGCCGAGGCGGCCGGGACCAGCGAAGCCGAGACGGTCGGCTGGGGCCCCGCCGACCTGGGCGTGCCCGCGACCTTCGTCCTCCTCCGCCACGGCGAGACTCCGCTCACCCCGGAGAAGCGCTTCTCGGGCAGCGGCGGCACCGACCCGTCCCTTTCCCCGGTCGGGCTGCGCCAGGCGGAGGCGGTCGCAGCCGCCCTGGCTGCGCGTGGCACGATCCAGGAGATCGTCAGTTCGCCGCTGAAGCGCTGCCGCGAGACCGCGGAGGCCGTCGCCGCGCGCCTGAACCTCGATGTCCGCGTCGAGGACGGCCTGCGCGAGACGGACTTCGGCGCGTGGGAGGGCCTGACGTTCGCGGAGGTACGTGAGCGGTACGCCGAGGACCTGACGGCCTGGCTCGCCTCCCCGAAGGCGACCCCGACGGGTGGCGGCGAGAGCTTCGCCACGGTGGCCCGCCGCGTCTCGTCGACCCGCGACAAACTGCTCGCCCACTACCCGGGCCGCACCGTCCTGCTGGTCACCCACGTCACCCCGGTGAAGACCCTGGTCCGCCTGGCACTGGGCGCCCCGCCGGAGTCGCTGTTCCGCATGGAGCTGTCGGCGGCGTCGCTGTCGGTGGTGGCGTACTACGCGGACGGCAACGCGTCGCTGCGCCTGCTGAACGACACGTCGCACCTGCGCTGA
- a CDS encoding RNB domain-containing ribonuclease, translating into MPRRHMHVTGAAEAPLRAALRELRTTLDVPEDFAPAVLAEAEAAAKAPRLPEHDATDIPFFTVDPPASVDLDQAMHLARREGGGYRVHYAIADVAAFVTPGGALDAEAHRRVQTLYFPDEKVPLHPPLLSEGAASLLPDQTAPALLWRIDLDAEGRAVTTEVRRALVRSRARLDYEGAQKQIDAGTAGEPLALLKDVGLLREALERERGGISLNVPDQEIVERDGAYFLAYRAPLPADGWNAQISLLTGMAAADLMTASGVGILRTLPTAPDGAVARLRRSAKALGIGWPHHVSYADVVRSLDPHNARHAAFLEECTSLLRGAGYSAFSGGKLPSPAVHAAVADEYTHCTAPLRRLVDRYAGELCVAAVAGQAPPEWVTAALEELPQEMADGSRRANTVERECVDIVEAALLKERVGEVFDAFVVDVKESEPAVGTIHLEDPAVVARIDGGTTRLPLGERVRARLTQADPGTAKVLFALA; encoded by the coding sequence ATGCCCCGCCGCCATATGCATGTGACCGGCGCAGCCGAGGCTCCGCTGAGGGCCGCCCTGCGAGAGCTGCGTACGACGCTCGACGTGCCCGAGGACTTCGCGCCCGCCGTCCTCGCGGAGGCGGAGGCCGCCGCCAAGGCCCCGCGGCTGCCGGAGCATGACGCCACCGACATCCCGTTCTTCACCGTCGACCCGCCGGCCTCCGTCGACCTCGACCAGGCGATGCACCTCGCCCGCCGCGAGGGCGGCGGCTACCGCGTCCACTACGCGATCGCCGATGTCGCGGCCTTCGTCACCCCCGGCGGCGCGCTCGACGCCGAGGCCCACCGCCGTGTGCAGACCCTGTACTTCCCCGACGAGAAGGTCCCGCTGCATCCGCCGCTGCTCTCCGAGGGCGCCGCCAGTCTGCTGCCGGACCAGACCGCGCCCGCGCTGCTCTGGCGGATCGACCTCGACGCCGAGGGCCGCGCCGTGACGACCGAGGTGCGCCGTGCGCTCGTACGCAGCCGGGCCAGGCTCGACTACGAGGGCGCGCAGAAGCAGATCGACGCGGGCACCGCCGGGGAACCGCTCGCCCTGCTCAAGGACGTCGGCCTGCTGCGCGAGGCGCTGGAGCGCGAACGCGGCGGCATCTCCCTCAACGTCCCCGACCAGGAGATCGTCGAGCGCGACGGTGCCTACTTCCTCGCGTACCGGGCCCCGCTCCCCGCCGACGGCTGGAACGCCCAGATCTCCCTGCTCACCGGCATGGCCGCCGCCGACCTGATGACGGCATCGGGCGTGGGCATCCTGCGCACCCTGCCCACCGCCCCGGACGGCGCGGTGGCGAGGCTGCGCCGCTCGGCCAAGGCGCTGGGCATCGGCTGGCCGCACCATGTCTCGTACGCGGACGTGGTCCGCTCCCTCGACCCGCACAACGCCCGCCATGCCGCCTTCCTGGAGGAGTGCACCAGCCTGCTGCGCGGCGCCGGCTACAGCGCCTTCTCGGGCGGCAAGCTGCCCTCGCCCGCGGTCCACGCCGCCGTGGCCGACGAGTACACGCACTGCACCGCGCCGCTGCGGCGGCTCGTCGACCGGTACGCGGGCGAGCTGTGCGTGGCGGCGGTGGCCGGGCAGGCGCCGCCGGAGTGGGTGACGGCCGCGCTGGAGGAGCTCCCGCAGGAGATGGCGGACGGCTCCCGGCGTGCCAACACGGTGGAGCGCGAGTGCGTCGACATCGTCGAGGCGGCGCTGCTGAAGGAGCGGGTCGGCGAGGTCTTCGACGCGTTCGTGGTGGACGTGAAGGAGAGCGAACCGGCGGTCGGGACGATCCACTTGGAGGACCCGGCGGTGGTGGCCCGGATCGACGGCGGGACCACGAGGCTTCCGCTGGGGGAGCGCGTACGGGCCCGGCTCACACAGGCCGACCCGGGGACGGCGAAGGTACTGTTCGCTCTCGCGTGA
- a CDS encoding MazG-like family protein, whose translation MKHTLDPAWDTVDRLHAWLEAESDRAREQETLLRMLKLSEEVGEVARAIIGATGQNPRKGTTHSWQDVESELCDVIITAMVALRTLTPDASEVFAAHLRGIAERSLSDGAV comes from the coding sequence ATGAAGCACACCCTGGACCCCGCCTGGGACACCGTCGACCGCCTGCACGCCTGGCTCGAGGCGGAGAGCGACCGCGCACGCGAACAGGAGACGCTGCTACGGATGTTGAAGCTCTCGGAGGAGGTCGGCGAGGTCGCCCGGGCCATCATCGGGGCGACGGGCCAGAACCCGCGCAAGGGGACGACGCACAGTTGGCAGGACGTGGAGTCGGAGCTGTGCGACGTGATCATCACGGCGATGGTGGCGCTGCGTACGCTCACGCCGGACGCGTCGGAGGTCTTCGCGGCACATCTGCGCGGTATCGCCGAGCGTTCGTTGAGCGACGGAGCCGTCTAG
- a CDS encoding Uma2 family endonuclease: MSAMPHEPLTQADVLLEGFLALDTPEGFRAELIEGEIVVTPPPDGDHEDCIGLIVDQVIRGSRTAMQFSGNKGLKLPSGGRCPKSHVIPDGTFAPIELRLFRGANPWMPCDGVALVVEVTSTRATVDREDKRRCYARGGIPLYLLVDRDESSVTLFGEPEGEDYSQRCSVSFGKSLTLPEPFAFDLETAALT, from the coding sequence ATGAGTGCCATGCCGCATGAACCGCTCACGCAGGCGGACGTCCTCCTGGAGGGCTTCCTGGCGCTGGACACGCCGGAGGGTTTCCGGGCGGAGCTGATCGAGGGGGAAATCGTTGTGACACCGCCGCCGGACGGGGATCATGAGGACTGCATCGGCCTGATCGTGGACCAGGTGATCAGGGGCTCGCGGACCGCCATGCAGTTCTCCGGAAACAAGGGCCTCAAGCTGCCGAGCGGGGGGAGATGCCCCAAGAGCCACGTGATCCCCGACGGCACCTTCGCCCCCATCGAGCTTCGGCTGTTCCGGGGCGCGAACCCCTGGATGCCGTGCGACGGTGTGGCACTCGTCGTCGAGGTCACCTCGACACGGGCGACGGTCGACCGTGAGGACAAGCGGCGCTGCTATGCCCGAGGGGGCATCCCGTTGTACCTGCTGGTCGACCGTGACGAGTCCTCGGTCACGCTGTTCGGCGAGCCGGAGGGCGAGGACTACAGCCAGCGGTGCTCCGTATCGTTCGGCAAGTCCCTGACGCTCCCCGAGCCATTCGCCTTCGACCTGGAAACGGCGGCCCTCACCTGA
- a CDS encoding nuclear transport factor 2 family protein: MTISVDRLTEPAVRAFVGALNANDRESFQAALGPDATMSDDGSDRDLHEWTDREIFSSRGRMEIESQSADGLSLVARYRNDTWGEMRTAWTFKVEGGKVARFETGQA, translated from the coding sequence GTGACCATTTCCGTGGACCGGCTCACCGAACCCGCCGTACGCGCCTTCGTCGGCGCACTCAACGCCAATGACCGCGAGAGCTTCCAGGCGGCCCTCGGGCCCGACGCGACCATGTCCGACGACGGAAGCGACCGCGACCTTCACGAGTGGACCGACCGCGAGATCTTCTCCTCGCGCGGGCGCATGGAGATCGAGTCGCAGTCCGCCGACGGGCTCTCCCTCGTCGCCCGCTATCGCAACGACACCTGGGGCGAGATGCGGACCGCGTGGACGTTCAAGGTCGAGGGCGGGAAGGTCGCCCGCTTCGAGACCGGGCAGGCCTGA
- a CDS encoding GNAT family N-acetyltransferase produces the protein MTWHLTEDVEEFRRAADGYLARDPARSTALLTMSEMVRRHGPQAYGDAGPARFGWWREGGGAVEGAFVQTQPRRPLLGPMPENLARSLARELRAVGPGLSGVRAADGAAKTFADEWTGGGDWRVDVRLRLFTLGELTPQEPAPSGRARQAGADDIAHAAAWMKSFVADVGDPSDADHDYTENAARRIADGLLYLWEETDGRPVSMAAHSPLIAGQSRVASVYTPAGLRGRGYAGAITAAVSRAALDAGAEHVLLFTDLANPTSNALYQRLGYRPVADYLDVEFI, from the coding sequence ATGACCTGGCATCTGACCGAGGACGTCGAGGAGTTCCGCCGCGCCGCCGACGGCTACCTCGCGCGCGATCCCGCCCGCAGCACCGCCCTGCTCACCATGAGCGAGATGGTGCGGCGGCACGGACCGCAGGCGTACGGGGACGCGGGGCCCGCGCGGTTCGGGTGGTGGCGGGAGGGCGGCGGCGCCGTCGAGGGCGCGTTCGTGCAGACGCAGCCGCGGCGGCCGCTGCTCGGGCCGATGCCGGAGAACCTCGCCCGCTCGCTCGCCCGGGAGCTGCGCGCCGTCGGGCCCGGGCTCAGTGGTGTGAGGGCCGCGGACGGCGCGGCCAAGACCTTCGCCGACGAGTGGACGGGCGGTGGCGACTGGCGCGTCGACGTGCGGCTGCGGCTGTTCACGCTCGGGGAGCTGACGCCGCAGGAACCCGCGCCGTCCGGCCGGGCGAGGCAGGCCGGCGCCGACGACATCGCGCACGCCGCCGCCTGGATGAAGAGCTTCGTCGCCGACGTCGGCGACCCGTCCGACGCGGACCATGACTACACGGAGAACGCCGCCCGCCGCATCGCCGACGGACTCCTGTACCTGTGGGAGGAGACGGACGGGCGGCCCGTCTCGATGGCCGCCCACTCGCCCCTCATCGCGGGACAGTCCCGGGTCGCCTCCGTCTACACCCCGGCGGGGCTCCGCGGACGCGGATACGCCGGCGCGATCACCGCCGCCGTCAGCCGCGCAGCCCTCGACGCGGGCGCCGAACACGTGCTGCTCTTCACCGACCTGGCCAACCCCACGAGCAACGCCCTCTACCAGCGCCTCGGTTACCGCCCTGTGGCGGACTACCTGGACGTGGAGTTCATCTAG